The following are encoded together in the Acidaminococcales bacterium genome:
- a CDS encoding lipoate--protein ligase, producing MLVIFDKCQDPYFNLASEEFLLAERRFAQPVIRLWQNSPAVIVGRFQNTLAEINREFVAEKSIAVVRRITGGGAVYHDLGNVNYTVAQPTSGKIIDFAHFTEPVIELLAGYGIKAENHGRNDIEACGCKISGGAQTIKDNRVLHHGTLLFAVKLDTLAQALRAKEHKLATRGVSSIRERVGNIVDFMRQPLPVEVFLKDLEKHFLKQPGSRPYEFSAREQAAIQKLRDDKYSRWEWNYGQSPDFNIERTVKYPWGELALFLLAKGGRIEEISVYGDFFSQSDVRGAFRKLRGAALEEASLREKIRQMDLAAVLPELTEQELLAQLLNAA from the coding sequence TTGTTAGTAATTTTCGACAAATGCCAAGACCCTTATTTTAATTTGGCCAGCGAGGAATTTTTGCTGGCCGAGCGGCGGTTCGCCCAGCCGGTAATCCGGTTGTGGCAAAATTCCCCTGCGGTAATCGTCGGCCGGTTTCAAAACACCCTGGCGGAAATAAACCGGGAGTTCGTCGCGGAAAAAAGCATAGCGGTTGTAAGGAGAATTACCGGCGGCGGCGCGGTTTATCACGATTTGGGCAACGTAAATTATACCGTCGCGCAGCCGACAAGCGGCAAAATTATTGATTTTGCCCACTTTACCGAACCGGTCATTGAGCTTTTGGCCGGTTACGGCATAAAGGCGGAAAATCACGGCCGCAACGACATCGAGGCATGCGGCTGCAAAATCTCCGGCGGCGCCCAGACGATAAAAGACAACCGGGTGCTGCATCACGGGACACTTCTTTTTGCCGTGAAGCTCGACACGCTGGCGCAGGCCCTGCGCGCGAAAGAACACAAACTTGCCACGCGGGGGGTATCGTCCATCAGGGAGCGGGTCGGCAATATAGTTGATTTCATGCGGCAGCCTTTGCCGGTGGAAGTTTTCCTCAAGGATCTGGAGAAACATTTCCTTAAACAGCCGGGCAGCCGGCCCTATGAATTTTCGGCGCGCGAGCAGGCGGCGATCCAAAAGCTGCGCGACGATAAATATAGCCGCTGGGAATGGAATTACGGGCAGTCGCCTGATTTTAACATTGAACGGACGGTAAAATATCCCTGGGGGGAACTGGCGCTTTTTTTGCTGGCAAAAGGTGGGCGGATAGAAGAAATAAGCGTATACGGCGACTTTTTCTCGCAATCCGACGTGAGGGGGGCTTTTCGCAAATTGCGCGGCGCGGCCCTCGAAGAAGCTTCCCTGCGGGAAAAGATACGGCAAATGGACTTGGCCGCCGTCCTGCCGGAACTTACGGAACAAGAACTGCTGGCGCAGCTTTTGAACGCTGCCTGA